A part of Larkinella insperata genomic DNA contains:
- a CDS encoding TonB-dependent receptor, with protein MLVSIAARAQTSVLFSGLVKETTTNEPLQGVHVYVPDHHLGTVTNETGSYTLSLPTRDSLTITFSFVGYQPLTRTIFPAHCQTLDIFLTPGQQLAEVAVKAHAAPKASDQAQMSRIDVPLEQLNKIPALMGEKDVLKLLQLMPGVQKGSEGNAGVYVRGGGPDQNLITLDEAVVYNPSHLLGFFSVFNGDALQGAELTKGGFPARYGGRLSSVIEMGLKAGDRQALHGTGSIGVIASRLTLEGPLQQGKSSFVVSARQCYLGALTGLVAKGRESGVPSRLGFGDYNAKLSFELGARDQLYVSGYTSADQFKSQQMYDKQVLDAGLNWGNTTGTLRWSHRFSNRASAHAALIFSQYRMQVVSEETVKAEGQNPSGVVLRLEYLSNIRDFTFKQDWDLQAGLNHQFRLGVQATSHQFTPSAVVTAEAKTATLARTSGQQIRVVESGVYAEDYWQPTDRWRINAGLRLSYFFHPKAQYLRPEPRLSVGYKLPGHWTIKGAYAQMNQYVHMLSSTGVGLPTDLWVPTTDRVKPQQSEQVALGLVKDFDSDLALTVEGYHKTMKNNISYREGATFLVTDMTATGQKARWEDNVTAGRGWSYGGEVMLQKKTGRLSGWIGYTLSWTQWQFADLNGGRRFFPRYDRRHDLSVVGVYELSKRISLSGTWVYGTGQALTVPLSRYYASANNPDHTTPNTNPFIDTHNVKDYGAKNSFRAEPYHRMDLSLQFHTRKKAWESSWELSVYNAYNRRNPFYYSLEGKGGSEGIASKTVLYRYSLFPVVPTVSYSFRF; from the coding sequence ATGCTGGTATCTATTGCCGCGCGTGCACAAACTTCGGTGTTATTCTCGGGTTTAGTCAAAGAAACGACCACCAATGAGCCGCTTCAGGGTGTTCACGTTTATGTGCCTGATCATCATTTAGGCACTGTCACCAATGAAACCGGTTCTTATACCCTGTCCCTACCCACCAGGGACAGTCTGACGATCACGTTTTCGTTTGTGGGCTACCAGCCTCTGACGCGCACCATCTTCCCCGCTCACTGCCAAACCCTGGACATCTTCCTGACGCCCGGCCAGCAGCTGGCCGAAGTGGCCGTCAAAGCTCACGCTGCCCCCAAAGCCAGCGACCAGGCCCAGATGAGCCGCATCGACGTGCCCCTCGAGCAGCTCAACAAAATACCCGCCCTGATGGGCGAGAAAGACGTGCTGAAACTGCTGCAACTCATGCCCGGGGTGCAGAAAGGCTCCGAAGGCAACGCCGGGGTGTACGTGCGGGGTGGGGGACCGGATCAGAACCTGATTACCCTCGACGAAGCGGTGGTCTACAACCCCAGCCACCTGCTGGGCTTCTTCTCGGTCTTCAACGGCGATGCGCTCCAGGGCGCGGAACTGACCAAGGGCGGTTTTCCGGCCCGTTACGGGGGTCGGCTGTCGTCGGTGATCGAGATGGGTCTGAAGGCGGGCGACCGTCAGGCGTTGCACGGCACGGGCAGTATAGGGGTGATTGCCTCGCGGCTGACGCTGGAGGGCCCCCTGCAGCAGGGCAAATCCTCATTTGTGGTGTCGGCTCGTCAGTGTTATCTGGGGGCATTGACGGGTCTGGTTGCCAAAGGCAGGGAGTCGGGTGTTCCGTCGCGTTTGGGTTTTGGGGACTACAACGCCAAGCTATCGTTTGAGCTGGGGGCGCGGGATCAGCTGTACGTCAGTGGTTACACCAGTGCCGATCAGTTTAAAAGCCAGCAAATGTACGACAAGCAGGTCTTGGATGCAGGTCTGAATTGGGGCAACACCACGGGTACGCTGCGGTGGAGCCACCGGTTCTCGAACCGGGCCTCGGCCCACGCGGCATTGATCTTTAGTCAGTACCGTATGCAAGTTGTTAGTGAAGAAACCGTTAAGGCGGAAGGCCAGAATCCGTCGGGCGTGGTGCTTCGTCTGGAGTACCTGTCGAACATTCGGGATTTTACATTCAAGCAGGATTGGGACCTTCAGGCGGGTTTGAATCACCAGTTTCGATTGGGCGTTCAGGCAACATCTCATCAGTTTACGCCCAGCGCAGTTGTGACTGCCGAAGCTAAAACCGCCACTTTGGCCCGAACCTCCGGTCAGCAAATCCGTGTCGTTGAATCGGGCGTTTACGCAGAAGATTATTGGCAGCCCACCGACCGCTGGCGGATCAACGCCGGCTTGCGGCTGAGCTACTTCTTCCACCCCAAAGCCCAATACCTGCGGCCCGAACCCCGCCTGTCGGTGGGCTATAAACTGCCCGGCCACTGGACCATCAAGGGAGCCTACGCCCAAATGAACCAGTATGTACACATGCTGTCGAGCACAGGCGTTGGCCTGCCCACGGACCTGTGGGTGCCCACGACCGACCGGGTCAAACCCCAGCAGTCGGAGCAGGTAGCGCTGGGGCTGGTCAAAGACTTTGATTCCGACCTTGCTCTGACGGTGGAAGGGTATCATAAAACCATGAAGAACAACATCAGCTATCGGGAAGGAGCAACGTTTCTCGTTACGGATATGACAGCAACGGGGCAAAAGGCGCGTTGGGAGGATAACGTAACGGCGGGCCGGGGCTGGTCGTACGGCGGGGAGGTGATGCTCCAGAAGAAAACGGGCCGGTTGTCGGGTTGGATCGGTTACACGCTGTCGTGGACGCAGTGGCAGTTTGCCGATCTGAACGGGGGGCGCAGGTTCTTCCCGCGTTACGACCGCCGGCATGATTTGTCGGTGGTGGGGGTGTACGAACTGAGCAAGCGTATAAGCCTATCCGGTACCTGGGTGTACGGCACGGGGCAGGCGTTAACGGTTCCCTTGTCGCGCTATTACGCCAGCGCCAATAACCCGGATCACACGACGCCCAACACCAACCCGTTTATCGACACCCACAACGTAAAGGATTATGGGGCTAAAAACAGTTTCCGGGCCGAGCCGTATCACCGCATGGACCTTAGCCTGCAGTTCCATACCCGAAAAAAAGCGTGGGAAAGCAGTTGGGAACTAAGTGTTTATAATGCCTATAACCGGCGTAACCCATTTTATTATTCGCTGGAGGGCAAGGGTGGTTCCGAGGGCATCGCGTCAAAAACGGTGCTTTACCGCTATTCACTTTTTCCCGTTGTGCCCACAGTCAGTTATAGTTTCAGGTTCTGA
- a CDS encoding sugar transferase, which yields MLSLDSGVYTLPSPTNYSSKDLPSQAGKRLFDLVITFLLLVFFLAWAVPLIAMMIRLTSRGPVFLIQLRTGKHGRPYRYFRFRTTPCIAQKGLSTTSYPPAQVTALGRFLRATHLDELPLFFNVLLGDMSIVGPRPHTLQYDAQHWTLPGYRDRYRMRPGIIGLSQIRARRVKLQQPDSVHNGIRYDRWYLSQYSLGLDLKICWWKISRPYPIAHN from the coding sequence ATGCTTAGTCTCGATTCGGGAGTTTACACACTTCCGTCTCCCACCAACTATAGTTCGAAAGACCTTCCTTCACAAGCCGGAAAAAGGCTATTTGATCTTGTAATTACTTTTCTGCTCCTAGTATTCTTTCTGGCTTGGGCTGTGCCCCTGATTGCTATGATGATTCGTCTGACATCCCGGGGCCCCGTTTTTCTTATTCAGCTGCGCACAGGCAAACATGGCCGACCCTATCGCTACTTTCGGTTTCGCACTACCCCTTGTATCGCCCAAAAAGGGCTTTCGACCACCTCCTATCCGCCCGCTCAGGTAACGGCTCTGGGTCGATTTCTCCGTGCTACGCACCTGGATGAATTGCCTTTGTTTTTCAATGTGCTGCTTGGAGATATGAGCATCGTTGGTCCCCGTCCTCATACACTTCAATACGACGCTCAACACTGGACGTTACCGGGCTACCGGGATCGGTATCGGATGCGTCCTGGTATTATAGGTCTCTCCCAAATTCGCGCCCGCCGGGTGAAGTTGCAGCAGCCGGATTCGGTTCACAACGGAATTCGGTACGACCGCTGGTACCTCAGCCAATATTCGCTCGGCTTGGATTTAAAAATCTGCTGGTGGAAAATTAGCCGCCCCTATCCTATCGCCCACAATTAA
- a CDS encoding LytR/AlgR family response regulator transcription factor has protein sequence MNSTRTSVKVRDRRGRAITISAKQILFFEGWSNYSRIFLNKQTSFVSSYTLKEQQEYHPSFWRISRSYLVNPEHIVHTELHDMHNSWVELSDSTRLPVSRRRVKSVILLAKFFTTSLSQVTE, from the coding sequence ATGAATAGCACACGTACTAGCGTTAAAGTTCGAGACAGAAGAGGCAGAGCGATTACGATTTCGGCTAAACAAATCTTATTTTTCGAGGGATGGAGCAATTATAGCCGCATTTTCCTCAATAAACAGACTAGTTTTGTCTCCAGTTATACACTCAAAGAGCAACAGGAGTACCATCCCAGCTTCTGGCGCATCTCAAGGTCCTACCTGGTTAACCCGGAACATATTGTCCACACGGAACTACACGATATGCACAACAGTTGGGTTGAATTATCAGACAGTACCCGTCTTCCGGTGAGTCGTCGGAGAGTGAAATCCGTTATTTTGCTGGCCAAGTTCTTTACGACGTCCCTCTCTCAGGTCACTGAATAA
- a CDS encoding putative Ig domain-containing protein, translating to MKSTLGVALFLVASSSLVKAIPVDLPLPGPRKQARISPSGTDDKRYIGVTIFNFESDPRVDDERIEHSALAGCNAVEITINWDQIYPATDSRPMWDVVDSHVQTAQRLGLKIALRVHVGREFERLGGFWTVHETMQAADSSRRAAKGIIQFSFSHQPTVDRASTFVSEVANRYHYLQEQGQLLFFSVVVSPALESEYSPVYDPPTGAKYVVPYDYSIHELTAFRTYLQARFSLSQLNQRWGTDFSQWNRVMPPPNDKSNPYASQLGTRGNDWYVFRHRQLKAFIDQVNQTVKAVDPAIVMVNQHGCVWDRLSGLRATLAFKNLGQTADGLKFNDGPDYNHRFSMDLVRSNLKPGAFMINAVDGMFHNSVSLEKYYEQIAQCFEHGAKMLTLANFGGKDARQKLTDLIAMVTSRGLLGQPVTQVQTAGNAIGYKLSDILKNNSIAQERWNQRYSQNGNKPVRIEIDEDLLRNEPPVLNSLPILKQPIPDQTAMVGEPFSYSIGQPFSDADGTIVGIQVSGLPEGIRWVSATGELAGTPTRAESRIVTLIARDNLDATVTASFRLTVADAAGTNQPPVAPVIGAQTGQVGKGFTYTLPPFTDPEELPLTYKLAGIAPGLSFSSQTGTISGVPTTAGVYSLTYSAADPSNRIGTTLVQLTINEAAPVIKRTGNFEGYLDTYTCEGDIWGWVWDRNLPNTPLPIEVLDGSNVIGTFTADVVRPDLVAVKKGNGQHGYQFIIPASIKDGLPHVISLRIENSDYYLKGSPRTLTCPASTAPVSDPTNNPPVAVPIPTQYGYLNTPFTYTLPAFSHEDGQTLLYAISGGIAGLAYNQATRTFSGLPNQIGTFTASLVVSDGQGGYTPALVTVVVTAAPANSPPVVAKTVADQSAKVGQAFSLVLDAGTFTDPDNNLSSVQVSGLPGGLSYSSSSRLISGQPTTAGTVTVTLKATDGLGATATTTFKIAVAAADAVVNKPPVVSRTIPNLTATAGQPFAYTIAEDSFSDSDGTIATVELTSPLPSGLTYTRTVRSISGTPTLASNNRNLASETMGEATTVTVKATDDYGDWVTTTFQLTINPAPAGENRAPVVAQPIPDQTATVGKAFAYAVGPTVFADVDGRIASVEVTGLPAGLRYDAEANLIAGTPTSATAVTVLVTATDNEGATVRLTFQLKIQAAPELVTGNFDGYLDKVECSTIRGWVWDRNKPNTPLTVEFYADGQPIGSVEAAIFRGDLLNAGKGNGNHAYSFTTPASLKDNKPHEISARVLNSAYTLKYAPKTLTCPSSARLSAESVEGSWGAFPNPFNDLIEISLPTTLERFPPQAPYRFTIVSTSGRQLLISENNTRVEAGKVILNMQPYGLSSGLYLLKIQQGEGLMHTLKVVK from the coding sequence TTGAAGAGTACCCTGGGTGTGGCGTTATTTCTGGTTGCCTCGTCAAGTTTGGTAAAAGCTATTCCGGTTGATCTTCCGCTTCCCGGTCCGCGAAAACAGGCCCGGATTTCACCCTCCGGTACCGACGACAAACGGTACATCGGCGTCACCATTTTCAATTTTGAGAGCGATCCCCGCGTGGATGATGAACGCATTGAACACTCTGCGCTGGCGGGCTGTAACGCGGTAGAAATTACCATAAACTGGGATCAGATTTACCCGGCTACCGACAGCCGCCCGATGTGGGATGTTGTTGATTCGCACGTGCAGACTGCCCAGCGGCTGGGTTTGAAAATCGCCCTGCGGGTGCACGTCGGGCGGGAGTTTGAGCGATTGGGCGGGTTCTGGACGGTTCACGAAACCATGCAGGCCGCCGACAGTTCCCGGCGGGCCGCAAAGGGAATCATTCAATTTTCGTTTTCCCATCAGCCCACCGTTGATCGGGCCAGTACCTTCGTAAGCGAGGTTGCAAACCGGTATCACTACCTTCAGGAACAGGGGCAGCTTTTGTTTTTCTCGGTGGTGGTTTCACCCGCTCTGGAATCGGAATATTCACCGGTTTACGACCCCCCGACCGGCGCGAAGTACGTGGTTCCTTACGATTACAGCATCCACGAACTAACGGCTTTTCGCACGTACCTTCAGGCCCGTTTCAGTTTGTCGCAGCTCAATCAACGCTGGGGAACCGATTTCAGCCAGTGGAACCGGGTGATGCCACCGCCCAACGATAAATCCAACCCGTATGCTTCTCAACTCGGTACGCGGGGCAACGACTGGTACGTTTTCCGGCACCGGCAGCTCAAGGCGTTTATCGACCAAGTAAACCAAACCGTCAAAGCCGTTGACCCCGCAATCGTCATGGTCAACCAGCACGGTTGCGTCTGGGACCGTCTGTCGGGCTTACGGGCGACGCTGGCCTTCAAAAATCTGGGCCAGACCGCCGACGGTTTAAAGTTCAACGATGGACCGGACTACAACCACCGCTTCTCGATGGACCTCGTCCGGAGCAACCTCAAACCCGGCGCGTTTATGATCAACGCCGTTGACGGAATGTTCCATAATTCGGTGTCTCTGGAAAAGTACTATGAGCAAATTGCGCAGTGTTTCGAACACGGGGCGAAAATGCTGACGCTGGCCAACTTTGGTGGAAAAGACGCCCGCCAGAAGTTGACGGATTTGATTGCAATGGTAACCTCAAGAGGGTTACTGGGCCAGCCCGTTACGCAGGTACAAACCGCCGGTAACGCCATCGGTTACAAACTTTCGGACATTTTGAAGAATAATTCGATTGCGCAGGAACGCTGGAACCAGCGGTACAGCCAGAACGGAAACAAGCCCGTGCGCATCGAAATCGACGAAGACCTGCTCCGGAATGAGCCGCCGGTCCTGAATAGTTTACCGATCCTGAAACAGCCCATTCCTGACCAGACCGCCATGGTGGGTGAGCCGTTCAGTTATTCGATTGGGCAGCCTTTTTCGGATGCCGACGGAACCATCGTGGGCATTCAGGTCAGCGGCTTGCCGGAAGGGATTCGGTGGGTGAGTGCCACGGGCGAGCTCGCCGGAACGCCCACCCGGGCCGAATCCCGGATCGTTACCCTGATTGCCCGGGACAACCTGGATGCGACGGTAACGGCGAGTTTCCGGCTGACGGTTGCCGATGCCGCGGGAACCAATCAGCCGCCGGTGGCTCCGGTAATCGGGGCGCAAACCGGGCAGGTGGGCAAGGGGTTTACGTATACACTACCCCCCTTTACGGATCCGGAGGAATTACCGTTAACTTACAAATTGGCCGGAATTGCACCCGGTTTGTCGTTTTCCTCCCAAACTGGCACGATCAGTGGTGTACCAACAACGGCTGGCGTTTATTCGCTGACCTATTCGGCGGCTGACCCATCCAACCGTATTGGGACAACGCTAGTTCAACTGACGATTAACGAAGCTGCACCAGTGATCAAACGAACCGGTAACTTTGAGGGATACCTTGACACCTACACCTGTGAAGGAGATATCTGGGGGTGGGTCTGGGACCGGAATTTGCCTAACACGCCCCTGCCCATTGAAGTTCTCGATGGTTCGAACGTGATCGGTACGTTTACAGCGGATGTAGTACGCCCCGATCTGGTAGCGGTTAAAAAAGGCAACGGACAACACGGTTATCAGTTTATCATACCGGCCAGCATCAAAGACGGGTTGCCACACGTCATCAGCCTGCGGATCGAAAATTCGGATTACTACCTGAAGGGGTCCCCCAGGACGCTAACGTGTCCTGCCAGCACGGCCCCGGTATCGGACCCGACTAACAATCCGCCGGTAGCGGTGCCAATTCCGACTCAATACGGGTACCTCAACACGCCGTTTACCTACACGCTGCCGGCGTTCTCGCATGAAGACGGGCAGACACTGTTGTACGCCATTAGCGGTGGAATTGCCGGTCTGGCTTACAACCAGGCAACCCGAACCTTCAGTGGCTTGCCCAACCAGATCGGTACGTTTACGGCCAGCTTGGTGGTATCGGACGGTCAGGGTGGATACACACCCGCGCTTGTAACGGTTGTGGTAACGGCTGCTCCGGCCAATAGCCCCCCGGTTGTTGCCAAAACCGTTGCCGATCAGTCGGCGAAGGTGGGGCAGGCTTTTTCACTGGTGCTCGACGCCGGTACGTTTACCGATCCGGATAATAACCTGAGCAGCGTTCAGGTGAGTGGTTTGCCCGGCGGATTGTCTTACAGTTCGTCGAGCCGGTTGATTAGTGGTCAGCCAACGACTGCCGGGACAGTAACAGTTACGCTTAAAGCGACGGACGGGTTGGGCGCTACCGCCACAACAACTTTCAAAATAGCGGTTGCGGCTGCTGATGCCGTTGTCAATAAGCCGCCGGTCGTTAGCCGGACCATTCCGAATTTGACAGCCACAGCGGGCCAACCGTTCGCCTATACCATTGCCGAAGATAGCTTCAGCGACTCCGACGGAACGATCGCAACCGTCGAGCTTACAAGTCCATTGCCCAGCGGGCTTACGTATACCCGAACCGTTCGGTCGATCAGCGGGACGCCCACGCTGGCGTCCAACAACCGGAATCTGGCGAGTGAAACGATGGGCGAAGCGACCACGGTTACGGTTAAAGCGACCGACGACTACGGCGACTGGGTTACAACAACTTTTCAGTTGACGATCAATCCGGCCCCAGCGGGCGAAAACCGGGCGCCGGTCGTTGCACAGCCCATTCCCGACCAGACCGCCACGGTTGGCAAGGCATTCGCTTATGCCGTTGGGCCAACGGTGTTTGCGGATGTGGACGGTCGCATTGCCAGCGTTGAGGTTACGGGCTTACCCGCTGGACTGCGTTACGATGCCGAAGCCAATCTTATTGCAGGTACACCTACGTCGGCGACGGCGGTTACGGTTCTTGTAACGGCGACCGATAATGAAGGGGCCACGGTGCGTCTTACTTTTCAATTGAAAATACAGGCCGCGCCGGAGCTGGTGACGGGTAATTTTGACGGTTATCTGGACAAGGTTGAGTGCAGCACGATCCGGGGCTGGGTATGGGATCGGAACAAGCCGAATACGCCCCTGACGGTGGAGTTTTACGCTGATGGACAGCCAATCGGCAGTGTTGAGGCAGCTATCTTCAGAGGAGATCTGCTGAATGCGGGCAAAGGCAACGGGAATCACGCGTACAGTTTTACGACTCCGGCGAGCCTGAAAGACAACAAACCGCACGAGATCAGCGCCAGGGTTTTAAACAGCGCCTATACGTTGAAATATGCGCCTAAAACACTGACTTGCCCGTCGTCGGCGCGTTTGTCGGCGGAATCGGTTGAAGGAAGCTGGGGGGCTTTCCCCAACCCGTTCAACGATCTGATTGAAATAAGTTTGCCGACGACACTGGAGCGATTTCCCCCGCAAGCTCCCTATCGATTCACGATTGTTTCGACCTCAGGGCGGCAACTGCTAATCTCAGAAAACAACACACGCGTTGAGGCTGGAAAAGTAATTTTAAATATGCAGCCATACGGACTATCATCCGGACTTTATCTGCTGAAGATTCAACAGGGAGAAGGCCTGATGCATACGCTGAAGGTAGTAAAATAG
- a CDS encoding group II truncated hemoglobin codes for MGERTIPTLHEWLGGTDRLEQLTTLFYRKVLQDDLLEPVFRHMSPEHARHVAHFIGEVFGGPKQYTETDGGSHARMVAHHLGKHLDEAKRRRWMSLLLESADEIGLPDDPEFQSALLGYLEWGSRIAVLNSTTVSNPIQPDAPMPIWGWGETGGPYTGD; via the coding sequence ATGGGTGAACGGACAATTCCTACCTTGCACGAGTGGTTGGGCGGAACCGACCGGCTGGAACAACTCACCACACTTTTTTACCGGAAAGTGTTGCAGGACGATCTGCTCGAGCCGGTCTTTCGGCACATGTCGCCCGAACACGCCCGTCACGTTGCTCATTTTATCGGCGAAGTTTTTGGCGGTCCAAAGCAGTACACCGAAACCGATGGCGGCAGCCACGCCCGCATGGTGGCGCACCACCTCGGCAAGCACCTCGATGAAGCCAAACGCCGTCGGTGGATGAGCCTGTTGCTGGAAAGTGCCGACGAAATCGGCCTGCCCGATGACCCGGAGTTTCAGTCGGCGTTACTGGGCTACCTGGAGTGGGGCAGCCGGATTGCCGTCCTCAATTCAACGACCGTGAGCAACCCAATTCAGCCGGATGCGCCCATGCCGATCTGGGGTTGGGGGGAGACTGGCGGACCCTATACGGGCGACTGA
- a CDS encoding LytR/AlgR family response regulator transcription factor — MKKCLIIEDEPLALSLLESYVRQVDGLTLVKSYTNAVEAFTFLQSKAVDLLFLDIELPQISGLDLLKSLKNRPPVIMTTAYRDYAVDAYDLDVVDYLLKPVTFERFLRSISKVYQGSQSASVEMAANPLTHDFDRAYIFLREDREMVKVYLKDILYIESLRDYVRVKTHDRQIITYQKISYLEQKLPENKFIRVHRSFMVAIEKVTAFTPLSVQIGEKTLPLGRNYKQQALKAFHSENVML, encoded by the coding sequence ATGAAAAAATGCCTGATCATTGAAGACGAGCCGCTGGCGCTCAGTTTGCTGGAATCATACGTGCGGCAGGTGGACGGCCTAACGCTGGTGAAAAGCTACACCAATGCGGTGGAAGCCTTCACGTTTCTGCAATCCAAAGCCGTTGATCTTCTGTTTCTGGATATTGAATTACCGCAGATTTCGGGTCTGGACCTGTTGAAATCGCTCAAAAACCGTCCGCCGGTGATCATGACCACGGCCTACCGCGATTACGCCGTCGATGCCTACGATCTTGATGTGGTGGATTATCTGCTGAAACCCGTGACGTTCGAACGGTTTCTGCGCTCGATCAGCAAGGTATATCAGGGAAGCCAGTCGGCCAGTGTAGAAATGGCCGCCAACCCACTGACCCACGACTTCGACCGGGCGTACATTTTTCTGCGCGAAGACCGCGAGATGGTCAAGGTGTACCTGAAAGACATTCTTTACATCGAAAGCCTGCGGGATTACGTCCGGGTTAAAACGCACGATCGGCAGATCATTACTTACCAGAAAATTAGTTACTTAGAGCAGAAATTGCCCGAGAATAAATTTATCCGGGTTCACCGTTCTTTTATGGTGGCGATTGAAAAAGTAACGGCTTTCACACCCCTGTCGGTGCAGATTGGTGAAAAGACACTGCCGCTGGGCCGCAATTACAAGCAGCAGGCACTGAAAGCGTTCCACAGTGAGAATGTAATGTTATAA
- a CDS encoding sensor histidine kinase: MESFVKLLFRYRIAWHALFWLSLLVYEGVIWGNIDDEYRQRFTISLIELPLKMLATYVTLYLLIDKLLLRKRYGYFLAYLLLSMVVVGVAQRLVGYYVIYPRFYLQGLATPVIFPAKILIYTFATYAMVAVAATVHLMKKWYVDQQSAQQLHEMTQLLAREKLEAELKLLKSQIHPHFLFNTLNNLYALTLNGSPKSPEIVLKLSELMSYMLYDSNLARVPLGKEIQYIENYITLEKVRYGDRLDVSLNLYTPLDGIQIAPLIILPFVENSFKHGVSRQLDCVWVRVDVLTNDNTLLFKIENSKVSGPPTPRPGVQGGIGLQNVRKRLDIIYGQRYSLQLFDDEESFLVVLKIELDPVPTGPVAHREKTVSV, encoded by the coding sequence ATGGAATCATTCGTCAAACTCTTGTTTCGCTACCGCATTGCCTGGCACGCTCTGTTCTGGCTGTCGTTGCTGGTGTACGAAGGTGTAATCTGGGGAAACATCGACGATGAATACCGTCAGCGGTTTACCATTTCGCTGATCGAATTGCCGCTTAAAATGCTGGCCACCTACGTGACGCTTTACCTGCTGATCGATAAGCTGCTGCTGCGGAAGCGCTACGGGTATTTTTTGGCCTATCTGCTGCTGTCGATGGTGGTCGTCGGGGTGGCTCAGCGGCTGGTGGGCTACTATGTCATCTACCCACGCTTTTATCTGCAGGGCCTGGCAACGCCGGTCATTTTTCCGGCGAAAATTCTCATTTACACCTTTGCTACCTACGCGATGGTGGCGGTAGCAGCTACGGTCCACCTGATGAAAAAGTGGTATGTTGATCAGCAGTCGGCCCAGCAACTTCACGAAATGACGCAGCTCCTGGCGCGCGAAAAACTGGAGGCCGAGCTAAAATTGCTCAAATCCCAGATACACCCGCATTTTCTCTTCAATACGCTCAATAACCTCTACGCGCTGACGCTGAATGGGTCGCCCAAGTCCCCGGAGATTGTGCTGAAGCTCTCGGAGTTGATGAGTTATATGCTGTACGACAGCAACCTGGCACGGGTGCCGCTGGGCAAGGAGATTCAGTACATCGAAAATTACATTACGCTGGAAAAAGTTCGGTACGGCGATCGGCTGGACGTTTCACTCAACCTCTACACTCCGCTCGACGGTATTCAGATTGCGCCCCTGATCATACTGCCTTTCGTGGAAAACAGTTTCAAACACGGTGTAAGCCGCCAGCTCGACTGCGTTTGGGTACGGGTCGATGTGCTGACGAACGACAACACGCTGCTCTTCAAAATCGAAAACAGCAAAGTAAGCGGCCCACCAACGCCGAGGCCGGGTGTTCAGGGCGGAATCGGGCTGCAAAACGTGCGCAAACGGCTCGATATTATTTACGGACAACGGTATTCGCTGCAACTGTTCGACGACGAAGAATCGTTTCTGGTTGTTTTGAAAATCGAGCTGGACCCGGTCCCGACCGGGCCGGTTGCACACCGGGAGAAAACCGTGTCGGTTTAA
- a CDS encoding DUF1304 domain-containing protein, which yields MLSKILIGLVAAIHVYILWLEMFGWTTRGPKVFKNFPPHLFPATKSLAANQGLYNGFLAAGLIWSLLITDPVWQRNVALFFLSCVAVAGIYGAATADKKIFLIQALPALVAIGLMLL from the coding sequence ATGCTGAGCAAAATCCTGATTGGGCTGGTGGCGGCCATCCACGTCTATATTCTCTGGCTCGAAATGTTTGGCTGGACGACCCGCGGCCCGAAGGTTTTCAAAAATTTTCCACCGCACCTGTTCCCGGCAACCAAATCCCTGGCGGCTAACCAGGGTTTGTACAACGGTTTTCTGGCCGCGGGTCTGATTTGGTCGCTGTTGATCACCGACCCGGTATGGCAGCGCAACGTTGCCCTCTTCTTTCTGTCCTGTGTCGCGGTGGCCGGAATTTACGGGGCGGCTACGGCTGATAAAAAAATCTTTCTGATTCAGGCGCTTCCGGCGCTGGTTGCGATCGGTCTGATGCTACTGTAG